GCATCTATTAATCATCCGACATTGACCATTTTCAGTTTAGTATTACAATGGCGCCTAAATCAGACTTAGCAATGTTGCAGAGACAATACAATAGTTGTTTTCGACTATCCTACTCGTCAGAACAATCCGAACCTCCTGACGAACACCGGCTCCGGAACGATACTCTGCAGCACCGCGGTGAAAAAGACAATGTGGAAATTCGACGAAGCGGATGTGAGAGACTGGGCGGCTGATGTGTTGTTACAGTCACAGGATCTCGCCTCCTCGAGAACAATGGGATAATACTCGTTCCAAAACGCGAGCGCTTTGTAATCGACGGCATTGTGATCGCTCATGTTGATGGTCCTGTCGATCAGTAGAATTCCGGGATTCTCCTCGGTGTAAGGTTCCCACTTCACGCCCATGCTCGCCTGCGAAGGGTTCGCGGTCTTTACGAAGTTCGAAAAGAGCGTCATCATAACGTCGGCCATCTTCTTGTCGGCGGGGTTCCACTGCACGGAGCTTGCGGCGTGAGGAAGGCCCCAGACGAACTGGAGTTCGAACATGTGAGGGACTCCGGCCCAGTCGGGAACACCCTCCGTGGACATAGCCGTCCGCGGCCGATAATCGAACCGATAAACGAAGGCCGATTTCTGCCGCGAGACTTTTCCCGCAAGAAGAGTGAGACCAGCGGCGTAGTTCTTCTCGGTCTGAAGGTCGAGGTATCGGTCCCTCAGCACCATTTCGTCCTTGGTCGGCGGGTAGGGTTTGTAGTAGAAGAGCACCGACTTCACCAGCATATCGGAGTCCACCTCGCAGGTGGTGTTGTCCTCGAACTTCTTCGCCGCGGCGGTTATCTCGCTGTCTATCAGCGCCTCGAACTTATCCGAACTCAACGCCCCGTCAGCGTTTTCGTCCCGCCCGTTGCCGATAGACTCGATGTAGGCCAGGGCCTGCTCGTTGTTCGAATAGCCGACGAGCAGAGGAACCGCGTTGAAGTTGCCCATCTCCAGGGTGACCAGCGGGTCCTCTGGCAGGAACGGCTCCGTCGTGTTGTTCGTTTCGTAGTCGACGATCGGTCCCCACGTCTCTATGTGGGAGGATTCCTGCACCAGGATCTCTGCTCTAACGTTACGGAGACACTTGATGAGGTCCGTTGTCGGGTGACGATTGCACCCGAACTTTTCCGCTATCTGGTCTACCACCGACGTCTCCGTCTTCGGCGATCCGACAGACCCGATAGCGTCTCCGCTCATCGCTATTGCCTTGGAGAATTTTCCTCGACTCAATGGACTCAGTATGTGAAGACCCACGCTTATCGCTCCCGAACTGTGACCGTATATCGCCACGTTGTCCGGCTGACCGGAAAAGTACTGGATGTTTTTCTGCACCCAGTCCAACGCCGCTATCTGGTCCAGCATTCCGTAGTTACCAGGAGCCTCCGCGTCCGTCGATGTGAAAAATCCAAGGATGTTCAGCCGGTACGCAACCGTCACGATCAGCATCTGAGTACGTAAAAGTCACGGTCAGTTGGGATCGCATATATgatagaagaaataaaaatagtcgGGGGAAGTTTACTTGGAAAACAAATGTATGACATCGTATCTTATTGTGTGATCCTCGTTGATTCCCAGAGTATCGAGTGATTGCTATTTGACTTGTAAGGATTTCATAACGTTCCTATCAGAAATCGTAACGGCTTGGAAGGGGTCACAAGAATCATTGTAGATCACCTAAAACACTGAGGaatcatttgaaatcaatGGAAATCATTCGGTTAACTAGAAACGAACGAAAGCACCCAATAAGATGGAAATCAATCGGAAAAACTCGTAATCAGTGTTGATAAATTGAAACCATTAATCATAAAACTTACAAAGATTTCCatcattttcaacactttcaCGTAATTTTAAGTGAATTCGAGTGATGCTAAACAATTTCCGTTTTCCCTGTTTATTCCTCGTGATTTGGAAGAACATTTAAGTCGTTATGAGTTCCTATGATTGACAATACGATGTCCAACTACTGTTAAATTTAGGAAATCCTTGACACAAAAGGACGCATAATTAATGTTCTTAGACAACATGAGAACCTTGGCGATTATTAACAGATTTAGGTTGTGCAAAAACTAATCAATTTGCAACTTATTACTCTGGTGAAAACCTGCGAAACACAATTTTAGCTTCCGTCCAATACATAAAGTAACCCTAGGACTATTTTCAGTATTCAAATCCATCGCAAATTCGCATAAATTTCCTATCCTCCACGCGAATATCACGTCAGTTGGTCCGTTGCGCTTCGATTCATTGATCTAACATCATTCTAAAAATATCTTTACCGCAGCTGACATACATACAGATATAGAGGTTAAATGAATTCGTTTTATAGTCACACGACAAAACAGCAAATTTATTGCACGAGAGATTGCGTTCAGGAATAATTCTGCTCAACGAAAATTTGCCGAATAATATCAGTGTGACTATCTCTGAATTCTAACCGATCACGCTTGGTTAAAAATTCACGGTCAAGGTCCTGATCCGAGATTTCAGGTCCTGGcatgtataaatgtattaa
The Neodiprion fabricii isolate iyNeoFabr1 chromosome 5, iyNeoFabr1.1, whole genome shotgun sequence genome window above contains:
- the LOC124183880 gene encoding carboxylesterase 5A-like → MKNSTRFAFTLSLLALFCNGIPNVDSQRTHARQGVGREPPTIKIPLQGSLVGKEMTWMRTQKVFAYLGIPYAKPPIRQLRFAAPDTNPLPSWSGIKEATTYAPSCQQVEGGQKLHERTYLRLLAINDADDPGVSEDCLYLNVFVPDGNPPSEGWPVMVWFHGGDFNTGTPAIWDATVFSIKQKMLIVTVAYRLNILGFFTSTDAEAPGNYGMLDQIAALDWVQKNIQYFSGQPDNVAIYGHSSGAISVGLHILSPLSRGKFSKAIAMSGDAIGSVGSPKTETSVVDQIAEKFGCNRHPTTDLIKCLRNVRAEILVQESSHIETWGPIVDYETNNTTEPFLPEDPLVTLEMGNFNAVPLLVGYSNNEQALAYIESIGNGRDENADGALSSDKFEALIDSEITAAAKKFEDNTTCEVDSDMLVKSVLFYYKPYPPTKDEMVLRDRYLDLQTEKNYAAGLTLLAGKVSRQKSAFVYRFDYRPRTAMSTEGVPDWAGVPHMFELQFVWGLPHAASSVQWNPADKKMADVMMTLFSNFVKTANPSQASMGVKWEPYTEENPGILLIDRTINMSDHNAVDYKALAFWNEYYPIVLEEARSCDCNNTSAAQSLTSASSNFHIVFFTAVLQSIVPEPVFVRRFGLF